One Cupriavidus taiwanensis DNA window includes the following coding sequences:
- a CDS encoding LysR substrate-binding domain-containing protein translates to MNFTLREFRVFRVVYELRSFSGASQALHMTQSAVSKVCQEMESKVGQRLFERSTRKVVPTLLAEQLYRHVCEVLGTMDAAERSMRSLLNMEAGEVSVAASPMLCVGLLRKAVTAFHQAYPAIRIGLHELSTDETIDYVVNGKADFGLASIEGAHPKLTIEHVFNERMFVVCAADHALARKRSVSWEQLAAWPQISLHPTFSTRRTVDRVFAGRGLAYASAIEVGTVLSAISFAKAGVGVAVLPGYVTELVGEFGLVAKALPAEGVEHPIAIITRHNAMLSAPAARLLHDVRQSLEQRLRSRP, encoded by the coding sequence ATGAACTTCACGCTCCGGGAGTTTCGCGTTTTTCGCGTCGTCTACGAACTGCGCAGTTTCAGCGGCGCTTCGCAGGCGCTGCACATGACGCAGTCCGCGGTCAGCAAGGTCTGCCAGGAGATGGAGTCGAAGGTCGGCCAGCGCCTGTTCGAGCGCTCGACGCGCAAGGTCGTGCCCACGCTGCTGGCCGAGCAGCTGTACCGGCATGTTTGCGAGGTGCTCGGCACCATGGACGCCGCCGAGCGCAGCATGCGCAGCCTGTTGAACATGGAAGCGGGCGAGGTCAGTGTCGCCGCTTCGCCGATGCTGTGCGTGGGGCTGCTGCGCAAGGCCGTCACGGCGTTCCACCAGGCCTACCCCGCGATTCGCATCGGCCTGCATGAGCTGTCAACCGATGAAACCATCGACTACGTCGTCAACGGCAAGGCTGACTTCGGCCTGGCCTCCATCGAGGGCGCGCATCCGAAGCTGACCATCGAGCATGTCTTCAACGAAAGGATGTTCGTCGTCTGCGCCGCGGACCATGCGTTGGCGCGCAAGCGCTCGGTAAGCTGGGAGCAGCTGGCGGCCTGGCCGCAGATTTCATTGCACCCGACCTTCAGCACGCGGCGCACCGTGGACCGGGTCTTCGCTGGCCGTGGCCTGGCGTATGCCAGCGCGATCGAGGTTGGCACCGTGCTGTCGGCGATCAGCTTTGCCAAGGCTGGTGTCGGCGTGGCGGTGCTGCCGGGCTATGTCACCGAGCTGGTCGGGGAGTTCGGCCTGGTGGCCAAAGCCCTGCCGGCTGAAGGCGTCGAGCACCCGATCGCCATCATCACGCGGCACAACGCCATGTTGTCGGCGCCGGCAGCGCGCCTGCTGCATGACGTCAGGCAGTCGCTCGAGCAACGGCTGCGCTCGCGGCCATAG
- a CDS encoding DUF3820 family protein translates to MTDFDADALKRLVTVTMPFGKHKGTLIADLPGNYLNWFAREGFPPGQIGALLALMHELDHNGLSHLLKPLRGTGID, encoded by the coding sequence ATGACCGATTTCGACGCCGACGCCCTCAAACGCCTGGTCACCGTCACCATGCCCTTTGGCAAGCACAAAGGCACGCTGATCGCCGACCTGCCGGGCAACTACCTGAACTGGTTCGCGCGCGAGGGTTTTCCGCCGGGACAGATCGGCGCGCTGCTGGCGCTGATGCATGAACTGGATCACAACGGGCTGTCGCATTTGCTGAAGCCGCTGCGCGGCACAGGCATTGACTGA